In Longimicrobiales bacterium, a genomic segment contains:
- a CDS encoding sigma-70 family RNA polymerase sigma factor: protein MARARKKETTELQVMPSEARDHRLKLGEMTDSEVVQASLDGDPRAFNDLVRRYDQRLLNFVYRTIGDRERGQDLVQETFVRVYRHLHRFDKSKKFSTWIYTIASNLAKNELRNRARNPLVLFQTLKKNWDADHRPLEWEDTQYKPDDLFRKRHLRAKVEEAVEQLPEHHRIVFVLREMEGKTYEEIADITGCNLGTVKSRLNRARNNFAHIIAPMID from the coding sequence GTGATGCCGAGCGAAGCTCGTGACCACCGTCTGAAGCTGGGCGAAATGACCGATTCCGAGGTTGTCCAGGCATCTCTCGATGGAGATCCCCGGGCGTTCAACGATCTGGTGCGTCGATATGACCAGAGGCTGCTGAACTTCGTGTACCGGACCATCGGTGATCGCGAGCGCGGGCAGGACTTGGTTCAGGAGACGTTCGTCCGTGTCTACCGACACCTGCACCGTTTCGATAAGTCGAAGAAGTTTTCGACATGGATCTACACGATCGCGAGTAATCTTGCGAAGAACGAGCTGCGGAATCGGGCCCGTAATCCGCTGGTGCTCTTCCAGACGCTCAAGAAGAACTGGGACGCCGACCATCGGCCGCTCGAGTGGGAGGACACGCAGTACAAGCCTGACGACCTGTTCCGGAAGCGACACCTTCGGGCCAAGGTCGAAGAGGCCGTGGAGCAGCTGCCTGAGCATCACCGCATCGTTTTTGTCCTCCGCGAGATGGAAGGAAAGACGTACGAGGAGATCGCCGATATCACGGGCTGTAACCTCGGGACGGTAAAGAGTCGACTAAATCGTGCGCGGAACAACTTCGCGCACATCATTGCTCCCATGATTGACTGA
- a CDS encoding zf-HC2 domain-containing protein — MNCSEVVARLTEYLDGDTSSEEAASIQRHLGACSACVRYRHVVVHGGQLLRSLPEPELRADFEPRLRHRLFHVDDERLLGVHAASGTPAMTVLGIALLLTAAAWSPTMFAGSRAVELAPIVVDRAPSRSPVRAASSPPRVFSSKAGDDLDEGLWENTILYDYTPLSQRYDQQVGGRQRFLPDR, encoded by the coding sequence ATGAACTGTTCCGAAGTCGTAGCTCGCCTCACGGAGTACCTGGACGGTGATACGTCCAGCGAGGAAGCAGCGTCTATTCAACGACACCTCGGCGCCTGTTCTGCGTGTGTCCGATACCGGCACGTCGTCGTTCATGGCGGACAGCTTCTTCGGTCGCTCCCCGAGCCGGAGCTGCGCGCGGACTTCGAACCCCGCCTGCGACACAGGCTGTTTCACGTCGATGATGAGCGCTTGCTCGGAGTTCATGCCGCGTCCGGTACGCCTGCGATGACCGTACTCGGTATCGCGCTGCTCCTGACTGCGGCGGCATGGTCTCCGACAATGTTCGCTGGGTCGAGAGCCGTGGAGTTGGCTCCGATCGTCGTCGATCGTGCGCCTTCCCGGTCACCCGTACGGGCAGCGAGTTCGCCTCCCCGCGTGTTCAGCTCGAAGGCGGGTGATGATCTGGACGAGGGTCTCTGGGAGAATACGATTCTCTACGACTACACACCTTTGTCGCAACGCTACGATCAGCAAGTTGGCGGGCGTCAGAGATTTCTCCCCGATCGTTGA
- the holA gene encoding DNA polymerase III subunit delta: MTTLASIRKLGSEPGGVFYLHGEDHFRKDLTVRALIDAHVDPGTRDFNLDRISGSNVDAETLASIIATPPMMAEWRVVVLSEVEGLSGSKHAREALLAVAQNPPPGLALILSCTVPSASKAKFYSQLAKFSRTVEFRAITEADVPGWLMARATEEHGVEFEVSAAQALGAAIGTNLGVLSQEVAKLADFIDERKTITLADVDAAGTKLPSQDRWGWFDLVADRKFEQAGRGLPVLLSQGDSGVSLVIGLATQFLRLGIALEKGPGGLEAVLPHHQKWLARRVGSQARKWSLPHVDHALEGLLDVDRLLKASPHTDEHFLESWLLGLRVYAEAA, from the coding sequence GTGACTACGCTCGCCTCCATCCGGAAACTCGGTTCTGAACCCGGCGGTGTCTTCTACCTCCATGGCGAAGACCATTTCCGGAAAGACCTCACGGTCCGCGCGCTCATCGACGCGCATGTCGATCCGGGGACTCGGGATTTCAACCTCGATCGGATCAGCGGCAGCAACGTCGATGCGGAGACTCTGGCGTCGATCATTGCGACACCACCGATGATGGCCGAATGGCGGGTTGTCGTACTGAGCGAAGTCGAGGGGCTATCCGGATCGAAGCATGCGAGGGAAGCTCTGCTCGCGGTGGCGCAAAATCCGCCCCCGGGACTGGCGTTGATTCTCAGCTGTACTGTTCCCTCGGCGTCCAAGGCAAAATTCTACAGCCAACTGGCGAAGTTCAGCCGGACTGTCGAGTTCCGGGCGATCACCGAGGCGGATGTCCCGGGCTGGCTTATGGCGCGAGCCACGGAGGAGCACGGAGTCGAGTTTGAGGTCTCGGCCGCACAGGCGCTGGGCGCGGCGATCGGGACGAACCTTGGCGTTCTGTCGCAGGAAGTGGCGAAGTTGGCCGACTTCATCGACGAACGGAAGACCATCACACTGGCTGACGTCGATGCTGCGGGTACCAAGCTCCCCTCCCAGGATCGGTGGGGGTGGTTCGACCTGGTCGCCGATCGGAAATTTGAGCAGGCCGGCCGGGGCCTACCCGTTTTGCTGTCTCAGGGAGACTCCGGCGTCAGTCTCGTGATCGGACTGGCCACCCAATTCCTGCGACTCGGTATCGCACTAGAAAAGGGTCCGGGCGGCCTCGAAGCCGTGCTCCCGCATCATCAGAAGTGGTTGGCAAGGCGCGTCGGCTCTCAGGCACGAAAGTGGTCACTACCTCATGTCGACCACGCGCTCGAAGGGCTACTCGACGTGGACCGGCTGTTAAAGGCGAGCCCACATACCGACGAACATTTTCTGGAGTCGTGGCTGCTTGGGCTGCGGGTTTATGCGGAGGCAGCATGA